The following are encoded together in the Gilvimarinus sp. DA14 genome:
- a CDS encoding CinA family protein: MTSTDTEITRLHLTRELGACLSARGWQVATAESCTGGMIGAAITEVPGSSAWFEMGWLTYSNQAKVQLLGVAQAALDEHGAVSQTVVEQMALGARQRSGAELAVAVSGIAGPDGGSRDKPVGTVWLAWAGPGDKLVSECYVYQGERQQVRAQACITALRELINLCKH, encoded by the coding sequence GTGACTTCTACCGATACGGAAATAACCCGACTGCACCTCACCCGTGAGCTGGGCGCGTGTTTGAGCGCGCGCGGTTGGCAGGTGGCGACGGCCGAATCCTGCACCGGAGGCATGATTGGCGCTGCCATTACCGAGGTGCCCGGCAGCTCGGCCTGGTTCGAAATGGGTTGGCTAACTTACTCTAACCAGGCCAAGGTACAGCTGTTGGGCGTAGCGCAAGCGGCATTGGATGAACACGGTGCGGTCAGCCAAACTGTGGTAGAGCAAATGGCCTTGGGCGCCAGGCAGCGCAGTGGCGCCGAGCTGGCGGTGGCGGTCAGCGGCATAGCCGGGCCCGACGGTGGCAGCCGCGACAAACCAGTGGGCACAGTATGGCTGGCCTGGGCCGGGCCCGGCGATAAGCTGGTGTCTGAATGCTATGTTTACCAGGGCGAGCGCCAGCAAGTGCGCGCGCAGGCTTGTATTACCGCACTGCGTGAACTGATTAACCTGTGCAAACACTGA
- a CDS encoding UDP-glucose--hexose-1-phosphate uridylyltransferase, whose amino-acid sequence MTVLEDKSHRRYNPLLGEWVLVSPHRGKRPWQGQQEAPQPAGAASYDENCYLCPSNTRITGDVNPDYRGTFVFQNDFPALQADNDHEHSDDELFRYHAARGEARVICFSPDHSKSLPQLSQSELCGVIDTWSEQMAELGARYPWVQIFENKGAVMGCSNPHPHGQVWAQDCLPTEAEKIDRNLKEYYQRNNTNLLLDYVEREIDNNQRVVEVNQHWAVVVPFWACWPFEVILLPRFTALSFADLDAAQRQSLASILKLFLTRYDNLFQCSFPYSMGWRAAPFNGADNRHWQLHASFFPPLLRSASVKKFMVGYEMLAEAQRDITPEQAAQRLRALSTVHYSES is encoded by the coding sequence ATGACCGTATTAGAAGATAAAAGTCATCGCCGCTATAACCCCTTGCTGGGTGAATGGGTGTTGGTATCACCACACCGCGGCAAGCGCCCCTGGCAGGGGCAGCAAGAAGCGCCGCAGCCCGCAGGCGCCGCCAGCTACGATGAGAATTGCTATCTGTGCCCAAGCAATACCCGTATTACCGGCGATGTGAATCCAGATTATCGCGGCACCTTTGTATTTCAGAATGATTTTCCTGCGTTGCAAGCTGACAATGACCACGAACACTCAGACGATGAGTTGTTCCGGTATCACGCGGCCAGAGGTGAGGCCCGGGTGATTTGTTTTTCACCGGATCACAGTAAAAGTCTGCCGCAGCTGTCGCAATCCGAGCTGTGCGGGGTAATCGACACCTGGAGTGAACAGATGGCCGAGCTTGGTGCTCGCTACCCCTGGGTGCAGATTTTTGAAAACAAAGGCGCCGTAATGGGCTGCTCTAATCCGCACCCGCACGGTCAGGTCTGGGCGCAAGATTGTCTGCCCACCGAAGCTGAGAAAATCGATCGTAACTTAAAAGAGTATTATCAGCGCAACAACACAAATCTTTTGCTGGATTATGTCGAGCGCGAAATCGACAACAACCAGCGGGTGGTAGAGGTCAATCAACATTGGGCGGTGGTGGTGCCGTTCTGGGCCTGCTGGCCGTTTGAAGTCATCTTGTTGCCGCGCTTTACGGCATTGAGTTTTGCCGATTTAGACGCTGCACAGCGGCAGTCGCTGGCGAGTATTCTCAAGCTTTTTTTAACCCGCTACGACAATTTATTTCAGTGCAGCTTTCCCTATTCGATGGGGTGGCGGGCAGCTCCTTTTAACGGTGCAGACAATCGCCACTGGCAGCTCCACGCGAGCTTCTTTCCTCCGCTTTTGCGTAGCGCCAGTGTGAAAAAGTTTATGGTGGGTTACGAAATGCTGGCTGAAGCCCAGCGCGATATTACGCCAGAACAAGCCGCCCAACGTTTGCGTGCCCTGAGCACTGTCCATTATTCAGAGAGTTAA
- the rrtA gene encoding rhombosortase, translating to MKTLVHHLLIAFALGLPLLLLGYNAELLNPLLEYQRAALDDGQLWRLFSAHIVHLNLIHSAMNAAALLLILFWAGAERQPVSIAVSALFCALFISVCLYVWQPQVSYYVGLSGVLHGLLVFLLAPICTRNDPVGWAVILALGVKLCYERIIPGGHSATEVLIAGPVLSVAHLYGALGGAVLSFLWILAVKLAAWRGLQRSN from the coding sequence ATGAAAACCCTCGTACACCACCTATTGATTGCTTTCGCCCTGGGGCTACCACTGCTTCTGCTGGGATATAATGCCGAGCTGTTGAACCCGCTGCTGGAATATCAGCGCGCGGCACTGGATGACGGACAGCTGTGGCGCCTTTTCAGTGCGCACATTGTGCATTTGAATTTAATTCACTCGGCCATGAATGCCGCCGCCTTGCTGCTGATTTTATTTTGGGCTGGCGCCGAGCGACAACCCGTCTCTATCGCGGTAAGCGCATTATTCTGCGCACTGTTTATCAGCGTTTGTCTGTACGTATGGCAGCCACAGGTGAGTTACTACGTGGGTTTATCCGGTGTGCTACACGGTCTGCTGGTATTTTTGCTGGCGCCCATTTGTACCCGCAATGACCCAGTTGGCTGGGCGGTAATACTGGCACTGGGAGTCAAGCTTTGCTATGAACGAATTATCCCGGGCGGTCACAGCGCTACCGAAGTACTTATTGCCGGGCCGGTACTGTCAGTTGCGCATTTATACGGCGCCCTGGGCGGGGCGGTACTGTCATTCTTGTGGATTTTAGCGGTTAAGCTAGCCGCCTGGCGGGGGCTTCAGCGCTCAAACTGA
- a CDS encoding DUF1080 domain-containing protein: MIKIPSLCAFCAWFFLIFSPVASAAKESLNIGRDASLWMNVSSFGEAHWLGNEIHLLSTANWFFLTKKRYRDFELELEVLVPQLDDEYVNSGIIFRAQTKYSDDINSQYAFGYQAEVDPSDRRWSGGLYEQATERQWLFPLHDERSNPGEHFKENYSPQWSDEKSAAFKNGQWNHYKIRAQGPEIKIWVNDVLTTHVKDTHLSEGHIGIQHHGSTSFAERGDTRNTVKFRNIYVREL; encoded by the coding sequence ATGATAAAAATACCCTCGTTGTGCGCCTTTTGCGCATGGTTTTTCTTAATATTCAGTCCAGTGGCTAGCGCTGCCAAAGAGTCGCTAAATATAGGCCGCGATGCCAGCTTATGGATGAACGTGTCCAGCTTTGGCGAGGCCCACTGGCTGGGCAATGAAATTCACTTATTATCCACCGCCAATTGGTTTTTTCTAACCAAGAAACGCTACCGCGACTTTGAGCTGGAGCTGGAAGTCTTAGTGCCTCAGCTGGATGATGAATATGTCAACTCCGGCATTATTTTCCGCGCCCAAACCAAGTACTCAGACGATATTAACAGTCAATACGCCTTTGGCTATCAGGCCGAAGTAGACCCCAGCGATCGGCGCTGGAGCGGCGGTTTGTACGAACAGGCCACCGAGCGGCAATGGTTGTTTCCGCTGCACGATGAGCGCTCAAATCCGGGCGAGCATTTTAAAGAAAATTACTCGCCCCAGTGGAGCGATGAGAAATCCGCGGCGTTTAAAAACGGCCAGTGGAACCACTATAAAATTCGCGCCCAAGGGCCCGAGATAAAAATTTGGGTGAATGATGTACTAACCACTCACGTAAAAGACACGCACTTGTCTGAGGGGCATATTGGTATTCAGCATCATGGGAGTACCAGCTTTGCCGAGCGGGGCGATACCCGCAATACGGTTAAATTCCGCAATATTTATGTGCGTGAGCTTTAA
- a CDS encoding PVC-type heme-binding CxxCH protein: protein MKRLLFPALLLSLATVAHAQTFQGDRDGHQMEDVIPKSEIPPAPVLNPEQALKSLQVQPGFSVQLVASEPQVFSPVALAFDAAGRIWVAEMTTYMPDIQGKGEMKPEGNIAVLQDTDGDGRVDSRQVLIDNVMLPRTISVAEGGLFYADHQSLYFAEIKHKDGEIALGVHDMVDATYAAKGSVEHKPNGMLYGMDGWYYNAKSDQRYLTLAHDAAIPDGAHEIYRNQYWKLVRSNTDYRGQWGVTQDDFGRLYHNGNSSPIHGEYLRPGALLQNPGFWPDMPAHSIGDNRVYPARMTPGVNRGYMEGVLVREGKDRGKLVNFTAASASLVYRGDNFPAQFYGLGLTPEPAANLISARTIIEGEGKLSGKALFAPGELLTSTDERFRPVSLYNAPDGSVYIVDMYQGILQHKDFLTSYLAEQIKSRELDKHNNTMGRIYRLHWPEAPLNKTPDLNSLSAEQLVPFIKHPNAWHRDTARRLLVQRGAQDIAPAVRKQLRQSDTVYAQANGLWTLYGLHAVDLQTVKHFIRSTDDRIAMLAAAVGERLPKSDHKAYLKLLTSMAQQGYPRALQAAVSVAAIDGGHELSQRILENYADQPYVREAVISGLGSESAEFIKQLDGDYPDKQSQALLANLGKKRQDANNRDSLSAAAQMLFDQGKQLYHGKGACAGCHGEYGKGMPGLGPTFWDSQWLHNKQTLAKVLLHGLTGPIWVGPDYYNPAAVMPGFAAREDISDNDLAAIAVFIRNSWGNSVKADDSFTPEEIAQVRRETAERSQPYTANEF from the coding sequence ATGAAAAGACTGCTGTTTCCTGCTTTGCTGTTAAGCCTCGCCACTGTGGCCCACGCGCAGACCTTTCAAGGGGATCGCGACGGTCATCAAATGGAAGATGTAATTCCCAAAAGTGAAATCCCGCCGGCGCCCGTGTTAAATCCCGAGCAGGCCCTGAAAAGCTTACAGGTTCAACCAGGTTTTTCGGTGCAGTTGGTTGCCAGCGAACCTCAGGTGTTCAGTCCGGTGGCGCTGGCCTTTGATGCGGCGGGCCGGATTTGGGTGGCCGAAATGACCACCTATATGCCGGATATTCAAGGCAAGGGCGAGATGAAACCAGAGGGGAATATCGCCGTTTTGCAAGACACCGATGGCGATGGTCGGGTGGATAGTCGTCAGGTGCTCATTGATAATGTAATGCTGCCGCGCACCATCAGTGTGGCGGAGGGCGGACTCTTCTACGCCGATCATCAATCGCTGTATTTTGCCGAGATAAAGCATAAAGATGGCGAGATTGCGCTGGGCGTCCACGACATGGTGGATGCCACCTACGCGGCAAAAGGCAGTGTTGAGCACAAGCCCAATGGCATGCTCTATGGTATGGATGGCTGGTACTACAACGCCAAAAGTGATCAGCGCTACCTGACGCTTGCCCATGATGCGGCCATCCCCGACGGCGCCCACGAGATTTACCGCAACCAATACTGGAAACTGGTACGAAGCAATACCGACTACCGCGGCCAGTGGGGGGTTACCCAGGATGATTTTGGTCGGCTTTATCACAATGGCAACAGCTCGCCCATTCACGGCGAATACTTAAGGCCGGGCGCTCTGTTGCAAAATCCCGGTTTCTGGCCCGATATGCCCGCTCACAGTATTGGTGATAATCGCGTTTATCCCGCGCGTATGACACCAGGGGTCAATCGTGGCTATATGGAAGGCGTGTTGGTTCGCGAGGGTAAAGACCGGGGCAAGCTGGTTAATTTTACCGCCGCCAGTGCCAGTTTGGTGTATCGCGGCGATAATTTTCCGGCGCAATTTTATGGGCTGGGTTTAACCCCCGAGCCCGCGGCCAACTTAATCAGCGCCCGCACTATTATTGAAGGCGAGGGCAAGCTTAGTGGTAAAGCGCTGTTTGCCCCTGGTGAGCTGTTAACCAGTACCGATGAGCGTTTTCGCCCCGTCAGTTTATACAACGCGCCCGACGGTAGTGTTTATATTGTGGATATGTACCAGGGTATTTTGCAGCACAAAGACTTTTTAACCAGTTATTTGGCCGAGCAAATTAAAAGCCGCGAGTTGGATAAGCACAACAATACCATGGGCCGCATTTATCGCCTGCATTGGCCCGAAGCACCGCTGAATAAAACACCTGATTTAAACTCGCTAAGTGCCGAGCAATTGGTGCCTTTTATAAAACACCCCAACGCCTGGCACCGGGATACCGCCCGGCGGTTGTTGGTGCAACGCGGGGCCCAAGACATTGCACCTGCCGTGCGCAAGCAGCTACGGCAAAGTGACACGGTCTACGCCCAGGCCAATGGCTTGTGGACCTTGTACGGATTGCACGCCGTTGATCTGCAAACAGTGAAGCATTTTATTCGCTCGACGGATGATCGGATTGCTATGTTGGCCGCCGCCGTGGGGGAACGTTTGCCTAAGTCAGACCACAAGGCTTACTTAAAACTGCTGACGTCTATGGCGCAACAGGGATATCCGCGCGCATTGCAAGCGGCGGTCTCGGTTGCGGCTATCGACGGCGGCCACGAGCTCTCTCAGCGGATACTGGAAAACTATGCAGACCAACCCTATGTACGCGAGGCAGTGATCAGCGGATTGGGCAGTGAGTCTGCCGAGTTTATAAAACAATTGGATGGAGATTATCCCGACAAACAAAGCCAGGCACTTTTGGCCAACTTGGGCAAAAAACGCCAAGATGCCAACAATCGCGATTCGCTGAGTGCGGCCGCGCAAATGTTGTTCGACCAGGGTAAGCAGCTGTATCACGGCAAAGGCGCCTGTGCCGGCTGCCATGGTGAATACGGTAAAGGTATGCCGGGCCTTGGGCCCACATTCTGGGACAGTCAGTGGCTTCACAATAAGCAAACCTTGGCTAAGGTATTACTGCACGGTTTAACCGGCCCTATTTGGGTCGGGCCAGATTACTACAACCCTGCGGCGGTTATGCCGGGCTTTGCCGCGCGCGAAGACATCTCGGACAATGACTTGGCCGCTATCGCCGTGTTTATCCGCAACAGCTGGGGCAATAGCGTAAAAGCCGACGACAGCTTTACCCCCGAGGAAATCGCCCAGGTGCGCCGGGAAACCGCCGAGCGAAGTCAGCCCTACACCGCCAACGAGTTTTAG
- a CDS encoding regulatory protein RecX, which yields MDATSPEQIRERVRNSALAFLTRREHARAELAQKLSQRYSAPELIDETLDWLTDLGYLDDSRFTAMFVRSSVGSGRGPIRIAHELRQKGVANAQVEQALAECEVDWTELAADVLARKFSAAPVDAKEKARQIRFLQYRGFRPDHIFCQFER from the coding sequence ATGGATGCCACAAGCCCTGAGCAGATCCGCGAGCGAGTGCGCAATAGCGCGCTCGCTTTTTTGACCCGGCGTGAGCATGCTCGGGCCGAGCTGGCGCAAAAACTCAGCCAGCGTTATAGCGCTCCGGAGTTAATTGACGAAACTTTGGATTGGCTGACGGACCTGGGCTATTTGGACGACAGCAGGTTTACCGCAATGTTTGTGCGCAGCTCTGTCGGCAGTGGCAGAGGGCCCATAAGAATTGCCCATGAACTGCGCCAGAAAGGGGTGGCCAATGCCCAGGTAGAGCAGGCGTTGGCAGAGTGTGAAGTAGACTGGACAGAGCTGGCTGCTGATGTACTGGCGCGAAAGTTTTCCGCCGCTCCGGTCGACGCCAAAGAAAAAGCGCGCCAAATCAGGTTTTTGCAGTACAGGGGGTTTCGCCCCGACCATATCTTTTGTCAGTTTGAGCGCTGA
- the galK gene encoding galactokinase: MMREKIADRFASVYKNNARNIYFAPGRVNLIGEHTDYNDGFVFPCALKFGTYIATSGRDDRCIRVCAGNFNDEFNQWTLDQSIEPDPNCLWSNYLRGVCALLLAQGHRLTGLDVYIEGDVPRGAGLSSSASLSVAFAKALSDINGLNLGVSDLARVAQAAENDFAGCSCGIMDQLASAGGRAGHALLLDCEDLGFELVSIPDDLTILIIDSRVERNLVGSEYNDRRSDCERAAKALGVTTLRHTNLSALEQGRSQLDELAYRRARHVLSENERTLRCAAALKANDMAVVYQTMRDSHISMRDDFEITVPAIDFLVATVDAQLNNDGGVRMTGGGFGGCVVALVPKTKASEIETIVKTAYCEAYGIEPNIYHCEAEDGARTLLE, encoded by the coding sequence ATGATGCGAGAAAAAATTGCCGACCGCTTTGCGTCGGTCTATAAAAACAATGCCCGCAATATCTACTTTGCCCCGGGGCGAGTCAATTTGATTGGTGAGCATACCGATTATAACGATGGTTTTGTATTTCCCTGCGCACTTAAGTTTGGTACTTACATTGCCACTTCTGGGCGCGATGATCGCTGCATCAGGGTGTGCGCGGGTAATTTTAACGACGAATTTAACCAGTGGACGCTGGACCAAAGCATCGAGCCCGACCCCAATTGCCTGTGGTCAAATTACCTGCGCGGTGTGTGTGCGCTGCTGTTGGCTCAGGGGCATCGTCTTACCGGGTTGGATGTCTATATCGAAGGCGATGTGCCCCGCGGCGCCGGACTCAGTTCTTCCGCCTCTTTGTCGGTCGCTTTCGCCAAGGCTTTAAGCGATATTAATGGGCTAAATCTGGGGGTGAGTGATCTGGCGCGTGTTGCCCAGGCGGCAGAAAATGATTTTGCCGGATGTAGCTGCGGCATAATGGACCAGCTGGCCTCTGCAGGGGGGAGAGCGGGGCATGCGCTTTTATTGGACTGCGAGGATCTCGGCTTCGAGCTGGTCAGTATTCCGGATGACCTTACTATCTTGATTATCGATTCGCGCGTCGAACGCAATCTGGTGGGTAGCGAGTATAACGATCGCCGCAGCGACTGCGAACGCGCGGCAAAAGCCCTGGGTGTTACAACACTGCGGCATACCAACTTGAGTGCGCTTGAGCAAGGCCGCAGCCAGCTTGATGAGCTTGCCTATCGCCGCGCTCGACATGTGTTGAGTGAAAACGAGCGCACTTTACGTTGTGCTGCTGCGCTCAAAGCGAACGATATGGCCGTGGTTTATCAAACCATGCGTGACTCGCACATTTCAATGCGTGATGACTTTGAAATTACCGTGCCTGCCATCGATTTTCTTGTCGCAACTGTGGATGCGCAGCTGAACAACGACGGCGGCGTGCGAATGACCGGTGGCGGATTTGGCGGTTGCGTGGTGGCCCTGGTGCCTAAAACCAAAGCGTCTGAAATTGAGACGATTGTCAAGACAGCATACTGCGAGGCTTATGGCATAGAGCCTAATATCTATCACTGCGAGGCAGAAGATGGGGCGCGAACTTTACTTGAGTAA
- the recA gene encoding recombinase RecA: protein MDANKEKALQAALGQIERQFGKGTVMRMGDREHVAIPAISTGSLGLDVALGIGGLPKGRIVEIYGPESSGKTTLTLQVIAEAQRAGGNCAFIDAEHALDPIYAEKLGVNVDDLIISQPDTGEQALEVSDMLVRSGAVDVLVVDSVAALTPKAEIEGEMGDHHVGLQARLMSQALRKITGNIKNANCLVIFINQIRMKIGVMFGNPETTTGGNALKFYSSVRLDIRRIGSVKEGDEVIGSETRVKVVKNKVAPPFKQTEFQILYGQGINRMGEVIDYGVKLGMVDKAGAWYSYNGDKIGQGKNNVMKFLQENPDIATELESRVRGELLGTVKPAEATEEEEA, encoded by the coding sequence ATGGACGCGAATAAAGAAAAGGCTTTGCAGGCAGCACTGGGTCAAATTGAGCGCCAGTTCGGTAAGGGTACCGTAATGCGCATGGGCGATCGCGAACATGTCGCCATTCCCGCTATTTCCACAGGTTCGCTGGGGTTGGACGTTGCCCTGGGTATTGGCGGCTTGCCCAAAGGCCGTATTGTTGAAATCTACGGGCCGGAGTCGTCCGGTAAAACCACTTTAACTTTGCAAGTGATCGCCGAGGCCCAGCGCGCTGGTGGTAACTGTGCCTTTATCGATGCCGAGCACGCGCTAGACCCTATCTACGCCGAAAAGCTGGGCGTAAATGTCGACGATTTGATCATCTCGCAACCGGATACCGGAGAGCAGGCGCTGGAAGTATCCGACATGCTGGTGCGCTCGGGCGCGGTCGACGTGCTGGTAGTGGACTCGGTAGCAGCGCTGACCCCCAAGGCCGAAATTGAAGGTGAAATGGGCGATCATCACGTGGGCTTGCAGGCGCGTTTGATGTCGCAAGCACTGCGTAAAATTACCGGTAATATTAAAAATGCCAACTGTCTGGTTATCTTTATTAACCAGATCCGGATGAAAATTGGCGTTATGTTCGGTAATCCCGAAACCACCACCGGCGGTAACGCACTTAAGTTTTACTCATCTGTACGCTTGGATATTCGCCGTATCGGTTCGGTGAAAGAGGGCGATGAAGTGATCGGCTCGGAAACCCGGGTGAAGGTGGTAAAAAACAAAGTGGCGCCCCCCTTTAAACAAACCGAATTCCAGATCTTGTACGGCCAGGGTATCAACCGCATGGGCGAGGTAATCGACTATGGGGTTAAGTTGGGCATGGTCGACAAAGCCGGTGCTTGGTACAGCTACAATGGCGATAAAATCGGTCAGGGCAAAAACAACGTTATGAAGTTTTTGCAGGAAAACCCGGATATCGCTACCGAGCTGGAAAGCCGGGTACGCGGTGAGCTTTTGGGCACAGTAAAACCTGCTGAAGCCACCGAGGAAGAAGAGGCTTAA
- a CDS encoding FdhF/YdeP family oxidoreductase, with translation MKAEQPVKIVGGGPKKVLYTLQTIKRIGLLDSAKALKSHNACKACGLGMGGQRGGMVNEKDEFPSVCNKSIQAQSTDIQPPIPAELFAHNLSEFNELTDRELETMGRLNTPVYKPAGSDKYQPIGWDEALQMAASRLRAQPAEQSFFYASGRSSNEAGFLLQLMARLYGSNNVTNCSYYCHQATGVGLQGTVGTGTATVQLEDLAHADMVFVIGANPASNHPRFIHQLKNCRDRGGKVMVINPAKEPGLVKFAVPKSPKSMLVGGTLIASRFLQPNIGSDLALLMALAKVLLETEAYAADFIASHTRGFTQYSEYLETLELADLSAQCGISEQDIRELAADYARAENVIFAWGMGITHHLNGVDNVEAIANLALLRGMLGKPGAGLLPLRGHSNVQGIGTIGVKPVLADDVLAAIEKHLGVSLPRQPGMDTLACLRAAEAGGMRSAVMMGGNLFAATPDTEFARRALDSVDFKLYLTTTLNRGHFNGMETSEALILPVCARDEEPQSTTQESMFNYVRLSDGGITRLNNVRSEVTVLAQLGERLLPDSGLDFVALQQHDAVREAIAATIPGMEQLADIGATKREFSVANRVLHTPSFNMPEQRANFKVHQLEQQTDSDYPYRLASIRSEGQFNSIIYEEADSYRGTSHRWCVLVSHTDCERLQLSKGAKVALVSRHGRMDELEVVPFDLPAGSVMAYYPEANVLIGTEHDPRSKTPAFKSVPVSLRV, from the coding sequence GTGAAAGCAGAGCAGCCGGTTAAAATCGTTGGCGGCGGTCCAAAAAAAGTTTTATACACGCTCCAGACCATTAAGCGCATCGGGTTGCTGGATTCGGCCAAAGCGCTCAAAAGCCATAACGCCTGCAAAGCCTGTGGTTTGGGTATGGGTGGGCAGCGCGGTGGCATGGTGAATGAAAAAGATGAATTCCCATCCGTGTGCAATAAAAGTATTCAGGCGCAGTCTACGGATATTCAACCGCCCATCCCCGCCGAGCTGTTTGCGCACAACTTATCTGAGTTTAATGAGCTGACAGACCGCGAGTTGGAAACCATGGGGCGTTTGAATACGCCCGTGTATAAGCCCGCAGGCAGTGATAAATATCAACCGATTGGCTGGGATGAAGCGCTGCAGATGGCGGCCAGCCGCCTGCGCGCGCAGCCCGCTGAGCAGAGCTTCTTTTATGCCTCGGGGCGCTCGTCCAACGAAGCCGGCTTTTTGCTGCAATTGATGGCGAGACTGTATGGGAGCAACAATGTTACCAATTGCTCCTACTACTGCCATCAAGCTACCGGTGTGGGGCTGCAGGGCACAGTCGGTACAGGCACCGCTACGGTGCAGCTGGAAGACTTGGCACATGCAGATATGGTCTTTGTGATCGGCGCAAACCCGGCATCGAACCACCCGCGCTTTATTCACCAGCTAAAAAATTGCCGCGACCGCGGCGGCAAGGTCATGGTGATTAACCCCGCTAAAGAGCCGGGCCTGGTGAAATTTGCCGTACCTAAAAGTCCCAAGTCCATGTTGGTGGGCGGTACTTTGATTGCCTCGCGTTTCTTGCAGCCTAATATCGGTTCCGATTTGGCGTTGCTCATGGCGCTTGCCAAAGTGTTACTCGAGACTGAAGCCTATGCGGCAGACTTTATCGCCAGTCACACCCGGGGTTTTACCCAGTACAGCGAGTATTTAGAAACCCTTGAGCTGGCTGATTTGTCTGCCCAGTGTGGTATTAGTGAACAGGATATTCGCGAGCTGGCGGCGGACTATGCCCGTGCTGAAAATGTGATTTTTGCCTGGGGTATGGGCATCACCCATCATCTGAATGGCGTTGATAATGTCGAGGCGATTGCCAATCTGGCGCTGTTACGTGGAATGTTGGGTAAACCGGGGGCAGGTTTGCTGCCCTTGCGCGGCCACAGTAATGTTCAGGGTATTGGCACCATCGGCGTAAAGCCGGTACTGGCCGACGATGTGTTGGCCGCCATAGAAAAGCATCTGGGGGTGAGTCTGCCGCGCCAGCCGGGCATGGATACCCTGGCGTGCCTGCGCGCTGCTGAGGCAGGCGGTATGCGCAGCGCCGTAATGATGGGGGGCAACTTATTTGCCGCCACGCCGGATACCGAGTTTGCACGTCGTGCACTCGATAGCGTGGACTTTAAACTCTACCTGACCACCACCCTAAACCGTGGCCATTTTAACGGTATGGAAACCAGTGAAGCGCTAATTCTGCCCGTGTGCGCCCGCGATGAAGAGCCCCAGAGCACCACCCAGGAGTCTATGTTCAACTATGTGCGCCTCAGTGATGGTGGCATTACCCGTTTGAATAATGTGCGTTCTGAGGTGACGGTACTGGCGCAGCTGGGGGAAAGGTTACTGCCTGATAGTGGGCTTGATTTTGTCGCCCTGCAACAACACGACGCGGTGCGCGAAGCGATAGCGGCGACAATTCCCGGCATGGAGCAATTGGCGGATATCGGCGCAACAAAGCGCGAATTTTCCGTCGCAAACCGGGTACTGCACACGCCGTCTTTTAATATGCCTGAGCAGCGCGCCAATTTTAAAGTGCACCAGCTTGAGCAGCAGACAGATAGCGATTACCCCTACCGTCTCGCCAGCATTCGCAGCGAGGGTCAGTTTAACTCCATAATTTATGAAGAGGCTGACAGCTATCGGGGGACCTCGCATCGCTGGTGTGTGCTAGTATCCCATACCGACTGCGAGCGCCTGCAGTTAAGTAAGGGGGCAAAAGTGGCTCTGGTCTCTCGCCATGGCAGGATGGACGAGCTGGAGGTGGTGCCTTTTGATTTGCCCGCTGGCAGCGTGATGGCCTACTACCCGGAGGCCAATGTACTGATCGGCACCGAGCATGACCCGCGCAGCAAAACCCCGGCATTTAAGTCGGTGCCGGTTTCCCTTCGGGTTTAG